One window of Tenacibaculum maritimum NCIMB 2154 genomic DNA carries:
- a CDS encoding BamA/TamA family outer membrane protein has product MKYIDFSKEVKKPEVLFSNDSTILFLYLKRNKLSNFNGIINFSSKENSNKIVFNGLLNLNLKNTFNIGEELSLLWRANGEAQQDFNISTKFPYIFNTPLKLNTDFNIYRQDSSYINTKFSTKLNYSLTPKNTFFLTYQSENSNKTSLLTTTEPTATFNNTFIGFGFTHKSGQKKPLSQHTFHLEGNFAYGFRKKTVDKEKQFKIHLETSLFLPLNLKSGIYIKNNTSYLHSKNYLQNEVYRIGGLNSIRGFKEQHFFSPKYSYFNLEYRHLTSASSFLYSISDIGFIQNIDLSTQKALTLGLGYLFKINSSNLNIGYTLSNESLSVFKLKNSAIFINFSNFF; this is encoded by the coding sequence ATGAAATATATTGACTTTTCAAAGGAAGTAAAAAAACCAGAAGTTTTATTTAGTAACGATTCTACCATTTTATTCTTATACCTAAAAAGAAACAAACTAAGTAACTTTAATGGCATTATTAATTTTTCCTCAAAAGAAAATAGCAATAAAATCGTTTTCAACGGACTCCTGAACCTAAATCTAAAAAACACCTTTAATATTGGAGAAGAATTATCTCTTTTATGGAGGGCAAATGGAGAAGCACAACAAGATTTCAATATATCAACCAAATTCCCTTATATATTCAACACCCCTTTAAAACTGAATACAGATTTCAATATATACAGGCAAGATTCAAGTTACATAAACACCAAATTCTCAACCAAACTAAACTACTCTTTAACCCCTAAGAACACCTTTTTTTTAACCTATCAATCAGAAAATTCAAATAAAACTTCTCTTTTAACTACAACAGAACCAACAGCAACATTTAACAACACCTTTATAGGATTCGGATTTACACACAAATCTGGTCAAAAAAAACCACTATCTCAACATACTTTTCACTTAGAAGGAAACTTCGCTTATGGCTTTAGAAAAAAAACGGTTGACAAAGAAAAGCAATTCAAAATACACTTAGAAACCAGCTTATTCCTTCCTTTAAACCTGAAGAGCGGTATTTACATAAAAAACAACACTAGTTACTTGCATTCTAAAAATTACCTACAAAACGAAGTTTATAGAATCGGAGGCTTAAATTCCATAAGAGGATTCAAAGAACAACATTTCTTTTCTCCAAAGTATAGCTACTTCAACCTTGAATACAGACATCTAACCTCTGCTTCTTCATTTTTATACTCTATCAGCGATATAGGATTTATACAAAACATAGATTTAAGCACTCAAAAAGCACTTACTCTAGGACTTGGCTACCTTTTCAAGATAAACAGCTCTAACCTTAATATTGGCTACACCTTATCAAACGAATCTTTATCTGTATTTAAGTTAAAAAATTCAGCAATTTTCATCAATTTCTCTAATTTTTTCTAA
- the rplC gene encoding 50S ribosomal protein L3, whose translation MSGLIGRKIGMTSLFDENGKNIPCTVIEAGPCVVTQVRTEEVDGYSALQLGFDDKKAKSSNKALDGHFKKAGTTAKKKVVEFQGFEEEYKLGDSITVEHFTEGEFVDVSGVSKGKGFQGVVKRHGFGGVGQATHGQHNRLRAPGSIGAASYPARVFKGMRMAGRMGGEKVKVQNLRVLKVVAEKNLLVVKGAIPGHKNAYVTIQK comes from the coding sequence ATGTCTGGGTTAATAGGAAGAAAGATTGGAATGACCAGTTTGTTCGATGAAAACGGGAAGAATATTCCTTGTACAGTAATCGAAGCAGGTCCTTGCGTTGTTACCCAAGTCAGAACCGAAGAGGTTGACGGCTATAGCGCACTACAACTTGGTTTCGATGACAAAAAAGCAAAAAGCTCTAATAAAGCTTTAGATGGTCACTTTAAAAAAGCTGGTACCACTGCTAAGAAAAAAGTCGTTGAATTCCAAGGATTTGAAGAGGAGTACAAATTAGGAGACTCTATCACAGTTGAACATTTTACAGAAGGAGAATTTGTAGATGTGTCAGGTGTATCTAAAGGTAAAGGTTTTCAAGGGGTTGTTAAACGTCACGGTTTTGGTGGTGTTGGACAAGCAACTCATGGTCAGCATAACCGATTAAGAGCTCCTGGTTCAATTGGTGCAGCATCATATCCAGCTAGAGTATTCAAAGGAATGCGTATGGCAGGAAGAATGGGTGGAGAGAAAGTAAAGGTTCAAAACTTAAGAGTGTTAAAAGTAGTTGCTGAAAAGAATCTACTTGTTGTGAAAGGAGCAATTCCAGGTCATAAAAACGCTTACGTAACTATTCAGAAATAA
- the rplB gene encoding 50S ribosomal protein L2 — translation MSVRKLKPITPGQRFRVVNGFDTITTDKPEKSLLVPKKRSGGRNNQGRMTTRNIGGGHKQKYRIIDFKRDKQGIPATVKTIEYDPNRTAFIALVSYADGEKRYVIAQNGLKVGQTIISGKNVAPEIGNAMYLSDIPLGTTISCIELRPEQGAVMARSAGSFAQLMARDGKYATVKLPSGETRLILLTCMATIGVVSNSDHQLLVSGKAGRSRWLGRRPRTNAVRMNPVDHPMGGGEGRSSGGHPRSRNGIPAKGFKTRSKTKASNKYIIERRKK, via the coding sequence ATGTCAGTTAGAAAATTAAAACCAATAACACCAGGTCAGCGTTTTAGAGTAGTAAATGGGTTCGACACCATTACTACTGATAAGCCGGAAAAATCATTATTAGTTCCGAAAAAAAGATCTGGAGGTCGAAACAATCAGGGAAGAATGACTACACGTAATATCGGTGGAGGTCATAAACAAAAGTACCGTATTATCGATTTTAAAAGAGATAAACAAGGTATTCCTGCAACAGTAAAAACTATTGAGTACGATCCAAATCGTACTGCATTTATTGCATTAGTTAGTTATGCTGATGGTGAGAAACGTTATGTAATTGCACAAAACGGTTTAAAGGTAGGTCAAACGATCATTTCAGGTAAAAATGTAGCTCCAGAAATAGGAAATGCTATGTACTTAAGTGATATTCCATTAGGAACTACTATTTCATGTATAGAGTTACGTCCGGAACAAGGAGCGGTAATGGCTCGTTCTGCAGGTTCTTTTGCTCAATTAATGGCAAGAGATGGTAAGTATGCTACAGTAAAATTACCTTCTGGAGAAACAAGATTAATCTTGTTAACTTGTATGGCAACGATTGGAGTGGTATCTAATTCAGATCATCAACTATTAGTGTCTGGTAAGGCAGGTAGGTCTAGATGGTTAGGTAGAAGACCAAGAACAAACGCTGTTAGAATGAACCCAGTTGATCACCCGATGGGAGGTGGTGAAGGACGTTCTTCTGGAGGTCATCCAAGATCTAGAAACGGTATTCCAGCTAAAGGATTTAAGACAAGATCTAAAACTAAAGCTAGTAATAAGTATATTATAGAACGTAGAAAGAAATAA
- the rpsS gene encoding 30S ribosomal protein S19 has product MARSLKKGPYVHYKLEKKVLANVEAGSKSVIKTWSRASMITPDFVGQTIAVHNGKQFVPVYVTENMVGHKLGEFSPTRSFRGHAGAKNKGKK; this is encoded by the coding sequence ATGGCAAGATCATTAAAAAAAGGACCTTACGTTCACTATAAGTTAGAGAAGAAAGTGTTAGCTAACGTTGAAGCAGGAAGTAAATCTGTAATTAAAACTTGGTCAAGAGCAAGTATGATTACTCCTGATTTCGTAGGGCAAACTATTGCTGTTCATAATGGAAAGCAGTTTGTTCCAGTTTACGTTACAGAAAACATGGTAGGTCATAAATTAGGCGAATTTTCACCAACACGTTCTTTTAGAGGACACGCTGGTGCAAAAAATAAAGGAAAAAAATAG
- the rpsL gene encoding 30S ribosomal protein S12 produces the protein MPTIQQLVRKGRTKITKKSKSAALDSCPQRRGVCTRVYTTTPKKPNSAMRKVARVRLTNGNEINAYIPGEGHNLQEHSIVLVRGGRVKDLPGVKYHVVRGALDTAGVEGRTQRRSKYGAKRPKK, from the coding sequence ATGCCAACGATACAACAATTAGTACGTAAAGGAAGAACCAAAATAACTAAGAAGAGTAAATCGGCTGCTTTAGATTCATGTCCTCAAAGAAGAGGGGTATGTACTCGTGTTTATACAACAACACCTAAGAAACCAAACTCAGCAATGAGAAAGGTAGCAAGGGTAAGGTTGACAAACGGAAACGAGATCAATGCGTACATCCCAGGAGAAGGACACAATCTACAAGAGCACTCGATAGTATTAGTTAGAGGTGGAAGGGTAAAAGATTTGCCAGGTGTAAAGTATCACGTAGTACGTGGAGCTTTAGATACAGCGGGAGTTGAGGGAAGAACTCAACGCAGATCAAAGTATGGTGCAAAACGCCCAAAGAAGTAA
- the rpsC gene encoding 30S ribosomal protein S3, translated as MGQKTNPIGNRLGIIRGWESNWYGGNDYGDKLAEDDKIRKYVNARLFKASVSRVIIERTLKLVTVTITTARPGIIIGKGGQEVDKLKEELKKITGKEVQINIFEIKRPELDAKLVAASVARQIENRISYKRATKMAIAAAIRMNAEGIKIQLSGRLNGAEMARSEHYKEGRIPLSTFRADIDYALVESHTTYGRIGVKVWIMKGEVYGKRELSPLVGLSKQKGGAKGGNGKRQSRKRK; from the coding sequence ATGGGACAAAAAACAAATCCAATAGGAAATCGTTTAGGAATTATCAGAGGATGGGAATCTAACTGGTATGGTGGAAATGACTACGGAGATAAATTAGCTGAAGACGATAAAATAAGAAAGTATGTAAATGCTAGGTTATTTAAAGCAAGTGTTTCTCGTGTAATAATTGAGCGTACTTTAAAACTTGTAACCGTTACTATCACTACAGCACGTCCAGGTATCATTATTGGTAAAGGAGGTCAAGAGGTAGACAAGTTAAAAGAAGAGCTTAAGAAAATTACAGGTAAGGAAGTTCAAATTAATATTTTTGAAATTAAGAGACCTGAATTAGATGCAAAATTAGTTGCAGCTAGTGTAGCTCGTCAAATAGAAAATAGAATTTCTTATAAGCGTGCTACAAAGATGGCTATAGCTGCTGCAATAAGAATGAATGCTGAAGGAATTAAAATCCAATTATCTGGCCGATTAAATGGAGCAGAGATGGCACGTTCTGAGCATTATAAAGAAGGAAGAATTCCTCTTTCTACTTTTAGAGCAGATATCGATTATGCACTTGTAGAATCTCATACAACTTACGGAAGAATCGGAGTTAAAGTATGGATTATGAAAGGTGAGGTTTATGGAAAGCGTGAGCTATCTCCATTAGTAGGATTATCTAAGCAAAAAGGTGGTGCTAAAGGAGGTAACGGAAAACGTCAATCTCGCAAAAGAAAATAA
- the rplW gene encoding 50S ribosomal protein L23: MSILIKPIITEKATNDSELNNRYAFVVNKRANKLEIKGAVEAAYGVAIDSVKTMNYPIKRNTKFTKKGLVTGITSGYKKAIVQLAEGETIDFYNNL, from the coding sequence ATGAGTATTTTAATAAAACCTATTATTACGGAAAAAGCAACAAATGATAGCGAGTTAAATAACCGCTATGCTTTTGTTGTAAACAAAAGAGCTAACAAGTTAGAAATAAAAGGAGCTGTTGAAGCAGCTTATGGCGTTGCTATCGACTCTGTAAAAACAATGAATTATCCAATTAAAAGAAATACTAAATTTACTAAAAAAGGTTTGGTAACAGGGATAACGAGTGGATACAAGAAAGCAATTGTTCAGTTAGCAGAAGGTGAAACTATTGATTTTTATAACAATCTTTAA
- the fusA gene encoding elongation factor G: MARDLKFTRNIGIAAHIDAGKTTTTERVLYYTGVSHKIGEVHDGAATMDWMEQEQERGITITSAATTCTWQFPTENGAPTADAKGYHFNIIDTPGHVDFTVEVNRSLRVLDGLVFLFSAVDGVEPQSETNWRLADNYKVPRIGFVNKMDRQGSDFMNVNTQVKEMLGSNAVPIVLPIGEEADFKGIVDLVKNRAIVWHDKTQGATFDVIEIPEELKEEAKKYRALLIEEVASYDENLLEKFMEDEDSITEEEVHAALRAAVMDMAIIPMICGSAFKNKGVQFLLDAVCRYLPSPLDKDAIIGTDPNTGDEVSRKPDAKEPFSALAFKIATDPFVGRLAFFRSYSGRLDAGSYVLNNRSGKKERISRIYQMHANKQNAIDYIEAGDIGAAVGFKSIKTGDTLSDEKHPIVLESMDFPDPVIGIAVEPKTKADVDKLGIALAKLAEEDPTFTVRTDEASGQTIISGMGELHLDIIVDRLKREFKVDVSQGQPQVEYKEAITATADHREVYKKQSGGRGKFADIVFTMEPADEGVQGLQFESTIKGGNVPKEFVPSVEKGFKEAMKNGPLAGYEMDSMKITLKDGSFHPVDSDQLSFELAAKMGYKAAAKAAKAKIMEPLMKLEVLTPEENMGDIVGDLNRRRGQVSDMSDRAGSKVVKALVPLSEMFGYVTSLRTMSSGRATSTMEFSHYAETPSNISEEVIAAAKG, encoded by the coding sequence ATGGCTAGAGATTTAAAATTTACAAGAAATATAGGTATTGCTGCGCATATTGATGCGGGTAAGACAACAACAACAGAGCGTGTACTTTACTATACAGGTGTTTCTCATAAAATTGGAGAAGTACATGATGGTGCCGCTACGATGGACTGGATGGAGCAGGAGCAGGAAAGAGGTATTACAATTACTTCTGCTGCAACTACTTGTACATGGCAGTTTCCAACAGAAAATGGAGCTCCAACAGCTGATGCTAAAGGATACCATTTTAATATTATTGATACTCCAGGTCACGTTGATTTTACAGTAGAGGTAAATAGATCATTACGTGTGTTGGATGGATTAGTTTTCTTATTTTCAGCAGTTGATGGTGTTGAGCCTCAATCAGAAACAAACTGGAGATTAGCTGATAATTATAAGGTTCCAAGAATTGGGTTTGTGAATAAAATGGACCGTCAAGGGTCTGATTTTATGAATGTAAATACTCAGGTTAAGGAGATGTTAGGGTCTAATGCAGTGCCTATCGTTTTACCTATCGGAGAAGAAGCTGATTTTAAAGGGATTGTTGATTTAGTGAAAAACAGAGCTATTGTGTGGCATGATAAAACACAAGGAGCTACGTTTGATGTGATTGAAATTCCTGAAGAATTAAAAGAAGAGGCTAAAAAATACAGAGCTTTATTGATTGAAGAAGTAGCAAGTTATGATGAAAACTTGTTAGAAAAATTCATGGAAGATGAAGATTCTATTACAGAAGAAGAAGTACATGCTGCTTTAAGAGCTGCGGTTATGGATATGGCTATCATTCCTATGATTTGTGGTTCTGCATTTAAAAATAAAGGAGTACAGTTTTTATTAGATGCTGTATGTCGTTATTTACCATCTCCTCTCGATAAAGATGCTATTATAGGTACTGATCCTAATACAGGAGATGAAGTTTCTCGTAAACCAGATGCAAAAGAACCTTTCTCTGCATTAGCATTTAAGATTGCTACAGATCCTTTTGTAGGAAGGTTGGCGTTCTTTAGATCTTATTCAGGAAGATTGGATGCAGGTTCTTATGTGTTAAATAATCGTTCGGGTAAAAAAGAGCGTATTTCTCGTATTTATCAAATGCATGCAAATAAGCAAAATGCTATTGATTATATCGAAGCTGGAGATATTGGTGCAGCAGTAGGGTTTAAGAGTATAAAAACAGGAGATACTTTATCAGATGAAAAACACCCTATTGTGTTAGAGTCTATGGATTTTCCAGATCCTGTAATTGGTATTGCTGTTGAGCCTAAAACAAAAGCAGATGTAGATAAGTTAGGAATTGCTTTAGCTAAATTAGCAGAAGAAGATCCTACATTTACAGTAAGAACTGATGAGGCTTCAGGTCAAACAATTATATCAGGAATGGGTGAGTTACACCTAGATATTATTGTAGATCGTTTAAAGCGTGAGTTTAAGGTGGACGTAAGTCAAGGACAGCCGCAAGTAGAATATAAAGAAGCCATTACGGCAACAGCTGATCACAGAGAAGTTTATAAGAAACAATCTGGTGGACGTGGTAAATTTGCTGATATTGTATTTACAATGGAACCTGCTGATGAAGGAGTTCAAGGTTTACAATTTGAATCAACCATTAAAGGAGGGAACGTTCCTAAAGAATTTGTACCTTCTGTAGAAAAAGGATTCAAAGAAGCAATGAAGAATGGTCCTTTAGCAGGATATGAAATGGATTCTATGAAGATAACATTAAAAGATGGATCTTTCCACCCAGTGGATTCTGATCAATTGTCTTTTGAATTAGCTGCTAAGATGGGGTATAAAGCTGCTGCAAAAGCTGCAAAAGCTAAGATCATGGAACCATTGATGAAGTTAGAAGTGTTAACTCCTGAAGAAAACATGGGAGATATTGTAGGAGATTTGAATAGAAGAAGAGGGCAAGTTTCTGATATGTCAGATAGAGCAGGATCTAAAGTAGTAAAAGCATTAGTTCCATTATCTGAAATGTTTGGATATGTAACTTCTTTAAGAACGATGTCTTCTGGTAGAGCAACTTCTACTATGGAATTTTCTCACTATGCAGAAACACCGTCAAATATTTCTGAGGAAGTAATTGCAGCTGCAAAAGGATAA
- the rplD gene encoding 50S ribosomal protein L4, producing the protein MKVAVLDITGKDTGRKVELSSEVFGIEPNDHAVYLDVKQYLANQRQGTHKSKERAEIAGSTRKIKKQKGTGTARAGSIKSGVFKGGGRMFGPRPRSYSFKLNKNLKRLARKSALSMQAKDNNLVVVENFDFDTPKTKNFVNVLKALGLDAKKSLFVLEGSNNNVYLSSRNLKSSRVIGTSEMSTYGILNAAKVVISEGSLEKIESNLSK; encoded by the coding sequence ATGAAAGTAGCAGTATTAGATATTACAGGAAAAGATACTGGTAGAAAAGTAGAACTTTCTAGCGAGGTATTCGGAATAGAGCCAAATGATCATGCGGTATATTTAGATGTAAAGCAGTATTTGGCTAATCAAAGACAAGGTACTCACAAATCTAAAGAAAGAGCTGAGATAGCTGGTAGTACAAGAAAGATAAAGAAACAAAAAGGAACTGGTACAGCTCGTGCAGGTAGTATTAAGTCTGGTGTTTTTAAAGGAGGAGGACGTATGTTCGGACCAAGACCAAGAAGTTATTCTTTCAAGTTGAATAAAAACTTAAAGCGTTTAGCACGTAAGTCAGCTTTGAGTATGCAAGCAAAAGACAATAATTTAGTAGTAGTAGAAAATTTTGATTTTGATACTCCAAAAACTAAAAACTTTGTCAATGTACTAAAAGCATTAGGTTTAGACGCTAAAAAATCTTTATTCGTTTTAGAAGGATCGAATAATAACGTGTACTTATCGTCAAGAAATTTAAAAAGCTCTAGAGTTATAGGTACTTCAGAAATGAGTACTTACGGTATTTTGAATGCAGCTAAGGTTGTTATATCAGAAGGATCTTTAGAGAAAATTGAATCTAATTTAAGCAAATAG
- the rpsG gene encoding 30S ribosomal protein S7: MRKRKAKKRVLLPDPKFNDQLVTRFVNNLMWDGKKSVAFKVFYDAMDIVEQKKTDEEKSALEIWKDGLSNVMPHVEVRSRRVGGATFQIPMQIRPDRKVSMAIKWMILYTRKRNEKTMAQRLAAEVLAAAKEEGAAVKKRIDTHKMAEANKAFSHFR; encoded by the coding sequence ATGAGGAAAAGAAAGGCGAAAAAAAGAGTCCTTTTACCAGATCCAAAATTTAATGATCAATTAGTTACACGTTTTGTGAATAACTTAATGTGGGATGGTAAAAAGTCTGTAGCTTTTAAAGTGTTTTACGATGCAATGGATATCGTAGAGCAAAAAAAGACTGATGAAGAAAAGTCAGCTTTAGAGATTTGGAAAGATGGTTTGTCAAATGTAATGCCACATGTGGAGGTTCGTTCTCGTCGTGTAGGTGGAGCTACATTCCAAATACCAATGCAAATTAGACCAGATCGTAAAGTATCTATGGCTATCAAATGGATGATATTATACACTCGTAAAAGAAACGAGAAAACAATGGCACAACGTTTAGCTGCTGAAGTATTGGCCGCTGCAAAAGAGGAAGGTGCTGCTGTTAAGAAGCGTATAGATACTCATAAGATGGCTGAAGCAAATAAAGCATTCTCACACTTTAGATAG
- the rplV gene encoding 50S ribosomal protein L22 produces MGVRKQNMAKQLKEARKQRAFAKLTNCPTSPRKMRLVADLVRGVEVEKALQILKFSPKEASRNLEKLLMSAIANWQAKNEDASIEDAGLFVKSICVDSAGMLKRLRPAPQGRAHRIRKRSNHVTLELGSKNISN; encoded by the coding sequence ATGGGAGTTCGTAAACAAAACATGGCAAAACAGTTAAAAGAAGCAAGAAAGCAAAGAGCTTTCGCTAAGCTTACTAACTGTCCTACATCACCAAGAAAAATGCGTTTAGTAGCAGATTTAGTAAGAGGTGTTGAAGTTGAAAAAGCTTTACAAATCTTAAAATTTAGTCCAAAAGAGGCGTCAAGAAACTTAGAAAAATTGTTAATGTCTGCTATCGCAAACTGGCAAGCTAAGAATGAAGATGCTAGCATTGAAGATGCAGGATTATTTGTAAAATCAATTTGTGTAGATAGCGCAGGTATGTTAAAAAGGTTAAGACCTGCTCCACAGGGGCGTGCTCATAGAATTCGTAAGCGTTCTAATCACGTTACATTAGAGTTAGGTTCTAAAAATATTAGTAATTAA
- the rpsJ gene encoding 30S ribosomal protein S10 translates to MSQKIRIKLKSYDYNLVDKSAEKIVKTVKSTGAVVNGPIPLPTNKKIFTVLRSPHVNKKSREQFQLSAYKRLLDIYSSSSKTIDALMKLELPSGVEVEIKV, encoded by the coding sequence ATGAGTCAAAAAATTAGAATAAAATTAAAGTCTTACGATTACAATTTAGTAGACAAATCTGCTGAAAAAATTGTAAAGACGGTAAAAAGTACTGGTGCAGTTGTAAACGGACCAATACCATTACCAACAAATAAAAAGATTTTTACGGTATTACGTTCACCACACGTAAACAAAAAATCTAGAGAGCAATTTCAATTATCTGCTTACAAAAGATTATTAGACATTTATAGTTCTTCATCTAAAACTATTGATGCTTTAATGAAACTAGAATTACCAAGCGGTGTTGAAGTTGAAATAAAAGTGTAA